One Anguilla rostrata isolate EN2019 chromosome 15, ASM1855537v3, whole genome shotgun sequence genomic window carries:
- the wdr3 gene encoding WD repeat-containing protein 3, which translates to MGLTKQYLRYTASAVFGVIGSQKANIAYVTLRGGEKGRYVAVAACEHVFIWDVRKAEKVLILQGNKQEVTYLCPSPDGVHVAVGYEDGAVRIFSLLNGESNVSFSGHKSAVTVIRYDALGARLVTGSRDTDVIVWDVINECGLYRLKGHKDAITQALFLKDRNLLVTSSKDTFVKWWDLDTQHCFKTMVGHRSEVWGMALLNQEGRLLTGSADSELRAWDICYLQGGQEVGEPRVKKVKGLLDEDDEVEEGLDESPEERILSCEKAGSILRESRDRVVSMTTDAKAKVLACHGTDAVLEVFTVLPQEEVQRRRERKLKKAKKAARSKGGEEAVEPQVERKLGDEIVRMANIKASSKIRSVDCLLSPSGEMKVALLLQNNTVETYTLKTTEKSPQANKTSRLTLSGHRTDVRTLAFSSDNIAMLSASSETVKVWNRSTLQVIRTMACEYALCSLFIPGDRQIIIGTKSGKIQIFDLASGRLLETTDAHDGEMWSMCLSPDQRGIVTGGADKTVKFWEFELIKDLESGQNKRLTVKHTRTLQLDEGVLCVRYSPDQRLLAVSLLDCTVKIFYTDTLKFFLSLYGHKLPVLCLDISHDSALIATGSADRNVKIWGLDFGDCHRSMFAHDDSYSFLQFVPKTHLFFTAGKDKKIKQWDADKFEHIQTLEGHHREVWCLAVSPSGDYIVSSSHDKSLRLWERTREPIILDEEKEMEREAEFEESLAKGEEPVVPGETKGEAGPAGRKTIETVKAAERIMEAVELYREESKKLEEHREACEAAGKQLPPPRTNPILIAFGNISPSRYVLDVIKKVKSSELEVSLLVLPFPYIPDLLSLFNRFIRDGSEVELVCRCLFFLLRVHFGQISSNQMLLPVIDDLRSNTISKVQEIRDLLGFNSAGLQFLQREIESREDVMFFADATDRFEEKKRKRKKRERAVLTIT; encoded by the exons ATGGGGCTGACCAAGCAGTACTTGCGCTACACTGCCAGTGCTGTTTTCGGAGTGATCGGGAGCCAGAAGGCCAACATTGCCTATGTCACTCTGAGAGGAGGCGAGAAAGGACGCTACGTAGCCGTAGCGGCCTGTGAACACGTGTTTATATGGGACGTGAGGAAAGCAGAGAAG GTCCTGATTCTCCAGGGAAACAAACAGGAGGTGACCTATCTGTGTCCCTCTCCTGACGGCGTCCATGTCGCCGTCGGTTACGAAGACGGCGCCGTCCGTATCTTCAGCCTGCTGAACGGCGAGAGCAACGTTTCCTTCAGCGGTCACAAGTCTGCGGTCACGGTCATTAGATATGATGCGCTGGGTGCGAGGCTCGTGACCGGATCGAGG GACACGGATGTGATTGTGTGGGATGTCATCAATGAGTGTGGTCTCTACCGGCTGAAAGGACACAAAGATGCCATCACACAGGCTCTGTTTCTTAAGGACAGGAACTTGCTGGTCACCAG CTCAAAAGACACTTTTGTAAAATGGTGGGATTTGGACACACAGCATTGTTTCAAAACCATGGTCGGCCATCGCAGCGAG GTGTGGGGGATGGCGCTGCTGAACCAGGAGGGCAGGCTGCTCACAGGTTCGGCCGACAGTGAACTCAGGGCCTGGGACATTTGCTACCTGCAGGGG GGGCAGGAGGTCGGGGAGCCCAGGGTAAAGAAGGTCAAAGGTCTGCTGGATGAAGATGATGAGGTAGAGGAAGGTCTTGACGAGAGCCCTGAGGAG AGGATCCTCAGCTGTGAGAAAGCTGGGTCTATTCTGAGAGAATCCAGAGACAGGGTCGTCTCCATGACGACTGACGCAAAGGCCAAGGTTCTGGCTTGTCAT GGTACTGACGCAGTCCTTGAGGTGTTCACTGTGCTCCCGCAAGAGGAGGTccagagaaggagggaaaggaaGCTGAAAAAAGCCAAGAAGGCAGCCAG GTctaaagggggggaggaggccgtGGAACCCCAGGTGGAGCGGAAGTTGGGAGATGAAATCGTGAGGATGGCCAACATCAAAGCTTCCTCCAAGATTCG gtcAGTGGACTGCCTGCTGTCCCCTAGTGGGGAGATGAAGGTGGCCCTCCTGCTCCAGAACAACACGGTGGAGACGTACACCCTGAAGACCACAGAGAAGAGCCCTCAAGCCAACAAGACCTCTCGCCTGACCCTGAGCGGGCACCGCACAGACGTCCGCACGCTGGCCTTCAGCTCCGATAACATCGCCATGCTGTCTGCCTCCTCCGAGACCGTCAAAGTGTGGAACAG GTCTACCCTACAGGTGATCCGTACCATGGCTTGCGAGTAcgctctctgttctctcttcaTTCCTGGAGACAGACAAATCATCATAGGAACCAAG AGCGGAAAGATCCAGATCTTTGACCTAGCTTCAGGACGCCTGCTGGAGACCACGGACGCCCACGACGGCGAGATGTGGTCCATGTGCCTCTCTCCTGATCAG agaGGCATTGTGACTGGTGGAGCTGACAAAACCGTGAAGTTCTGGGAGTTTGAGCTGATCAAGGACCTGGAGTCTGGACAGAACAA GAGGCTGACGGtgaaacacacgcgcacgctaCAGCTGGACGAgggcgtgctgtgtgtgcgctACAGCCCTGACCAGAGGCTGCTAGCCGTGTCCCTGCTGGACTGCACCGTCAAGATCTTCTACACCGACACACTCAAG ttcttcctctctctttacGGACACAAGCTCCCCGTGTTGTGCCTGGATATTTCTCAC GACAGCGCGCTGATTGCCACGGGCTCTGCCGACAGGAACGTGAAGATCTGGGGGCTGGACTTCGGGGACTGCCACCGATCCATGTTCGCACACGATGACAG TTACTCGTTCCTGCAGTTCGTTCCCAAAACCCACCTGTTCTTCACAGCTGGGAAggacaagaaaataaaacagtgggATGCTGACAAATTTGAGCACATCCAGACCCTGGAG GGTCACCATCGTGAGGTGTGGTGTCTGGCGGTCAGCCCCAGCGGAGACTACATCGTGTCTTCGTCCCATGACAAGTCGCTGCGTTTGTGGGAGAGAACGAGGGAGCCCATCATCCTGGACGAGGAGAAGGAGATG gagagagaggcggagttTGAGGAAAGCTTGGCCaaaggggaggagccagtg GTTCCAGGAGAGACCAAAGGGGAGGCAGGGCCAGCGGGAAGGAAAACCATAGAGACTGTAAAAGCG GCGGAGCGCATCATGGAGGCCGTGGAGCTGTACAGAGAGGAGAGTAAGAAGCTGGAGGAGCACAGAGAAGCCTGCGAGGCGGCTGGGAAGCAG CTCCCTCCTCCTAGGACGAATCCCATCCTCATTGCCTTCGGGAACATCTCA CCCTCACGCTATGTACTGGATGTGATCAAGAAAGTCAAATCCAG cgAGCTGGAGGTGTCCCTCCTGGTCCTGCCCTTCCCGTACATCCCAGACCTGCTCTCCCTCTTCAACAGGTTCATCCGGGACGGCTCCGAGGTGGAGCTGGTGTGCCGCTGTCTCTTCTTCCTGCTCCG GGTCCACTTCGGACAGATCTCCAGTAATCAGATGCTGCTGCCTGTCATTGATGATCTGAGGAGTAACACCATCTCCAAAGTGCAGGAGATCAGG gACCTCCTGGGCTTCAACAGCGCGGGCTTGCAGTTCCTACAGCGCGAGATCGAGAGCAGGGAGGACGTGATGTTCTTTGCCGACGCCACCGACCGCTTCgaagaaaagaagaggaagaggaagaagcgGGAGAGAGCAGTCCTCACCATCACCTGA